A portion of the Lolium rigidum isolate FL_2022 chromosome 1, APGP_CSIRO_Lrig_0.1, whole genome shotgun sequence genome contains these proteins:
- the LOC124661096 gene encoding disease resistance protein PIK6-NP-like, whose translation MVLSKLILAKCGGLPKVIAAIKKYVSYRVCDIDKTMRRLQYLDTDFMVKLETDEQFLCLRGLFSWMESYFDACSDFLKPCIFYLSVFPLGHNIRWQRLLRRWIAEGYSRYRSGSTAEENGETLFSELVKLSIIQLQSRVNKVCQVNGFFLEYIISRRMEDNLVFALEDCCTLNSQLAGQHLTVRSNWVRDKNLFENIDFSRLRSLTVFGEWMPFIISPSVDMRLIRVLDLEDTTGVTDSDLEKIGKAFSRLKFLSVRGCKEIRRVPKSLGGLRQLQTLDVRGTSVVTLPSVIMKLEKLQYIRAGTIVPSHEWTSAQHGNIDGTSTQLEDMTTELPAGTDELQTSTLNESHDGMTISLSAAAYEIQASTPLERMTAELPAGTDELQTSTPFESRDGMTISLLAAADEIQASTPLEGMTADLVTDRDQQMSTPLEGRDGMTISLPNADEIQASTQLEGHDVTTTSMPIRSHEVLTSTCSPASAFVSLLSKFRGGRQIDSSVEISAGIGKLKALHTLGVVNVSGAGGKAILNELKMLTQLRKLRLSGINSGNMKELCSVISGHRHLESLSLRIDKGKDGRFLCLDDLSQPPKTLRSLKLYGHVHGLPVWMKQLDNLRKLDLEMTILPQDDLSVIDELTYKDILHRLCLKPAIQDGLPFNIWHESPTHYGCTFNLWVLKLDCSSSIHIIFDRWITCSVELLIVHCSRGSCVRISGLDYLPRLKEVWLKGWYDDVTKQDLQRQIDGRDPECTKAVLILEKPPSSL comes from the coding sequence AAAGCTAATTTTGGCAAAGTGTggcgggcttcccaaagtaatagCTGCTATAAAAAAATATGTGTCCTATAGAGTTTGTGATATTGACAAGACTATGCGAAGGTTGCAGTATCTTGATACTGACTTTATGGTCAAGTTGGAGACTGACGAACAATTCCTTTGTTTAAGGGGTCTCTTTTCTTGGATGGAGTCATACTTCGATGCTTGCTCGGATTTTCTCAAGCCATGTATATTCTATCTTTCAGTCTTCCCTCTAGGCCACAACATTAGGTGGCAGCGTTTGCTGAGGCGGTGGATTGCAGAGGGTTACTCTAGATACAGATCTGGTAGTACCGCGGAGGAGAATGGGGAAACGCTCTTCTCTGAGCTTGTCAAGTTGAGCATAATCCAGCTGCAATCTCGAGTAAACAAGGTGTGCCAAGTAAATGGTTTCTTCCTTGAATACATCATCTCACGGAGAATGGAAGATAATCTTGTGTTTGCACTAGAAGATTGTTGCACCTTGAACTCGCAACTTGCAGGACAACACCTCACCGTAAGGAGCAATTGGGTTAGAGACAAGAATTTATTTGAGAACATTGACTTCTCACGCTTACGGTCTCTCACGGTGTTTGGAGAGTGGATGCCATTCATCATCTCTCCCAGTGTCGATATGAGACTGATTCGAGTGCTGGATCTGGAGGACACAACAGGTGTGACAGATAGTGACCTTGAGAAGATTGGGAAGGCCTTTTCTCGGCTTAAATTTCTATCCGTACGAGGATGTAAAGAGATAAGGCGTGTCCCAAAATCATTGGGTGGCTTGAGGCAGCTTCAGACTCTGGATGTTAGAGGCACCTCCGTGGTTACACTGCCATCTGTTATCATGAAGCTAGAGAAGCTGCAATACATTCGTGCCGGTACCATTGTACCATCACATGAATGGACATCAGCACAACACGGTAACATTGATGGCACATCAACACAACTAGAAGACATGACAACAGAGCTGCCAGCAGGCACAGATGAGCTACAAACGTCAACACTAAATGAAAGCCATGATGGCATGACCATAAGCCTGTCAGCAGCCGCATATGAGATCCAAGCATCAACACCGCTAGAACGCATGACGGCCGAGCTGCCAGCAGGCACAGATGAGCTACAAACATCAACACCATTTGAAAGCCGTGATGGCATGACCATAAGCCTGCTAGCAGCCGCAGATGAGATCCAAGCGTCCACACCGCTAGAAGGCATGACAGCAGACCTGGTAACAGACAGAGATCAACAAATGTCAACACCACTTGAAGGCCGTGATGGCATGACCATAAGCCTGCCAAACGCAGATGAGATCCAAGCATCTACACAGCTGGAAGGCCATGATGTCACGACCACAAGTATGCCAATAAGATCACATGAGGTCCTGACATCAACGTGCAGCCCGGCGAGTGCTTTTGTATCCTTATTGTCCAAGTTCCGTGGTGGGCGCCAAATTGATAGCAGTGTTGAGATTTCTGCAGGGATTGGAAAGCTAAAGGCCTTACATACCCTCGGTGTTGTAAATGTGAGTGGTGCAGGTGGGAAGGCCATCCTAAATGAGCTCAAGATGCTTACTCAGTTGCGCAAGCTCAGGTTGTCGGGCATAAACAGCGGGAACATGAAGGAGTTGTGTTCTGTCATATCAGGTCACCGCCATCTGGAGTCCTTGTCACTCCGAATTGACAAGGGTAAGGATGGCAGATTCCTTTGTTTGGATGACCTCTCCCAGCCACCCAAGACACTAAGGAGCCTCAAGCTGTACGGACATGTACATGGATTGCCCGTGTGGATGAAGCAGTTGGACAATCTCAGAAAGTTGGATCTTGAGATGACCATACTACCGCAAGATGACTTATCTGTCATTGATGAATTGACTTATAAAGATATCTTGCATCGTCTTTGTCTCAAGCCTGCAATTCAAGATGGACTCCCTTTTAACATTTGGCATGAGTCTCCAACTCATTATGGCTGTACCTTCAACTTATGGGTCCTCAAGCTTGATTGCAGCTCCAGTATACATATCATTTTTGATAGGTGGATAACATGTTCTGTTGAGCTTCTGATAGTTCACTGCTCTCGTGGGTCATGTGTGCGCATCTCTGGGCTTGATTATCTGCCTCGACTCAAGGAAGTGTGGCTAAAGGGTTGGTATGACGATGTAACCAAGCAAGACTTGCAGCGCCAAATCGATGGGCGGGACCCGGAATGTACGAAAGCCGTGTTGATACTGGAGAAACCGCCTTCCTCCTTATGA
- the LOC124684084 gene encoding mitogen-activated protein kinase 4-like — translation MATKVDAPNGMRNNGKHYYTMCQTMFEIDTKYVPIMPIGRGSYGTVCSSINQETNEKVAIKKINNVFNNRMDALRTLREMKLLRHLRHENVISLKDIMMPLRRRSFKDVYLVSELMDTDLDKVIMSSQPLSNEHCQYFLFQLLRGLKCLHSAGILHRDLKPGNLLINGNSDLKICDFGLARTDNSEGQLMTQYVVTRPYRAPELLLGCDNYGTAIDVWSVGCIFAELLGRKTIFPGADCLTQLKLIVNVLGTMNDGDLEFIDNQRGRNYIKSLPYTPGIPLYNMYPQAHPLAIDLLQKMLIFDPSKRISVIEALEHPYMAALYDPSANPPGQVPIDLDIDENLGLDMIREMLWQEMLQYHRRPSKWKIFNK, via the exons ATGGCGACGAAGGTGGATGCTCCGAACGGCATGAGAAACAATGGCAAGCACTACTACACGATGTGTCAGACCATGTTCGAGATCGACACCAAGTACGTGCCGATCATGCCCATCGGGAGAGGATCCTACGGTACCGTATGCTCGTCGATAAACCAGGAGACCAACGAGAAGGTCGCGATAAAAAAgataaacaatgtcttcaacaaccgGATGGATGCGCTCAGGACGCTCCGCGAGATGAAGCTCCTTCGGCACTTGCGTCACGAGAATGTTATTTCTTTGAAGGATATAATGATGCCCCTACGTAGGAGGAGCTTCAAGGATGTGTATCTGGTCTCCGAACTCATGGACACGGATCTGGATAAGGTAATCATGTCGTCACAGCCGCTTTCCAACGAGCACTGCCAATATTTCCTTTTTCAG CTCCTCCGAGGGTTGAAATGTCTTCATTCAGCAGGGATACTCCATAGGGATCTGAAACCAGGGAACCTTCTGATTAATGGAAACTCTGATCTGAAGATCTGTGACTTTGGTCTTGCTCGCACAGATAATAGTGAAGGCCAATTGATGACTCAGTATGTTGTCACTCGTCCGTATAGAGCTCCCGAGCTGCTGCTCGGTTGCGACAACTATGGCACCGCCATAGATGTCTGGTCAGTTGGCTGTATATTTGCTGAGCTACTTGGCCGCAAGACTATCTTTCCAGGAGCTGATTGCCTAACTCAGCTCAAGCTTATAGTCAACGTTCTTGGCACCATGAATGATGGTGACCTTGAGTTCATTGACAACCAAAGGGGTCGCAACTACATCAAATCCCTTCCATACACCCCCGGGATTCCCCTCTATAACATGTACCCACAAGCGCACCCTCTTGCCATTGATCTGTTGCAGAAGATGCTTATCTTCGATCCTTCCAAAAGGATTAGTGTCATTGAGGCTTTGGAGCACCCCTACATGGCGGCGTTGTATGATCCAAGTGCAAACCCTCCTGGTCAGGTGCCCATCGATCTTGATATAGATGAGAACCTCGGCTTAGATATGATCCGAGAAATGTTGTGGCAGGAGATGCTCCAGTACCACCGGAGGCCGTCAAAATGGAAAATATTTAACAAGTAG
- the LOC124697396 gene encoding mitogen-activated protein kinase 4-like, which translates to MAMMVDPPNGMGNHGKHYYTMWQTMFEIDTKYVPIKPIGRGAYGIVCSSINQETNEKVAIKKINNVFDNRVDALRTLRELKLLRHLRHENVICLKDIMMPIHRRSFKDVYLVSELMDTDLHQIVKSSQPLSNDHCQYFLFQLLRGLKYLHSAGILHRDLKPGNLLVNANCDLKICDFGLARTNNTKGQFMTEYVVTRWYRAPELLLCCDNYGTSIDVWSVGCIFAELLGRKPIFPGTECLNQLKLIVNVLGTMSDSDLEFIDNRKARNYIKSLPYTPGIPLSNMYPQAHPLAIDLLQKMLVFDPSKRISVLEALAHPYMSALYDPAANPPAQVPIDLDIDENIGVETIREMLWQEMLQYHPEAATMVNM; encoded by the exons ATGGCGATGATGGTGGATCCTCCCAACGGCATGGGCAACCACGGCAAGCACTACTACACCATGTGGCAGACCATGTTCGAGATCGACACCAAGTACGTGCCCATCAAGCCCATCGGGCGGGGCGCCTACGGGATCGTCTGCTCCTCCATCAACCAGGAGACCAACGAGAAGGTCGCCATCAAGAAGATCAACAACGTCTTCGACAACCGCGTCGACGCGCTCAGGACGCTGCGCGAGCTCAAGCTCCTGCGTCACCTGCGTCATGAAAATGTGATCTGTTTGAAGGATATAATGATGCCCATACATAGGAGGAGCTTCAAGGATGTGTACCTCGTCTCCGAGCTCATGGACACCGATCTGCATCAGATTGTCAAGTCGTCGCAGCCGCTTTCCAATGACCACTGCCAGTATTTCCTTTTTCAG CTACTCCGAGGGCTGAAGTACCTTCATTCAGCAGGGATTCTCCATAGGGACCTTAAACCAGGGAACCTTCTGGTTAATGCAAACTGTGATCTGAAGATCTGTGACTTTGGCCTGGCTCGCACAAACAACACTAAAGGTCAGTTTATGACTGAATATGTTGTCACCCGCTGGTATAGAGCTCCTGAGCTGCTGCTCTGCTGCGACAACTATGGCACCTCCATAGATGTCTGGTCTGTTGGCTGCATATTTGCTGAGCTACTTGGCCGCAAGCCGATCTTTCCAGGAACCGAGTGCCTAAATCAGCTTAAGCTTATAGTCAATGTTCTTGGCACCATGAGTGACAGTGACCTTGAGTTCATCGACAACCGGAAAGCTCGCAACTACATCAAATCCCTTCCATACACCCCAGGGATTCCCCTCTCTAACATGTACCCACAGGCACACCCTCTTGCCATTGATCTGTTGCAGAAGATGCTTGTCTTTGATCCTTCCAAAAGGATTAGTGTCCTTGAGGCTCTGGCACACCCCTACATGTCTGCACTGTATGATCCAGCCGCAAACCCTCCTGCCCAGGTACCcattgatcttgatattgatgaaaaCATCGGCGTAGAGACGATCCGAGAAATGTTGTGGCAGGAGATGCTCCAGTACCACCCTGAGGCCGCCACAATGGTGAATATGTGA
- the LOC124684085 gene encoding macrophage migration inhibitory factor homolog, with translation MPHLSLSTNVPVDAVVAADIIRDCSRALARIIGKPESYVMVSIDGSTPMSFARSEEPAAYGEIMSLGGLGPGVNGKLSAALAEILEAKLSISGSRFYVKFDDVQGYNLGFNGSTF, from the exons ATGCCGCATCTGAGCCTGAGCACCAACGTGCCGGtggacgccgtcgtcgccgccgacatCATCAGGGACTGCTCCAGGGCGCTCGCCAGGATCATCGGCAAGCCAGAATCC TACGTGATGGTGTCGATCGACGGGTCGACGCCAATGTCATTTGCCAGGAGCGAGGAGCCCGCGGCGTACGGCGAGATCATGTCTCTCGGCGGCCTCGGCCCCGGCGTCAACGGGAAGCTCAGCGCCGCCCTCGCCGAGATTCTCGAAGCCAAGCTCTCCATCAGCGGCAGCAGGTTCTACGTCAAGTTCGACGATGTGCAG GGATACAATTTGGGCTTCAACGGATCCACCTTCTGA
- the LOC124684086 gene encoding protein CHLOROPLAST IMPORT APPARATUS 2-like, translating to MASSCIPTGGGLRLPDLDMVKAAAAAAAGAAAPGAPLRQASHSSASSTLSEASHSNSSTSSLSLKRARTPRKRPNQTYNEAAALLASMYPSVFPASPGGVGGGHTTRLLGLASALADDAACADLLPPFPVLGNAACLLRDAPPPPSPRSPVLSKTCLSPAAVSSAFFTEFRDPAPSPGTPDSAAADEPGELDFDSDDGFDADSFLLTGVDEGAAAEGIDGIMGKLTMEGMSASALSSSAVDPFIRSLMVLGLGFQRSRPNIKQALKRHDDDSEWWMCPAIPLKDITPAPLAPPLVVEKKKKKTKKKALKDIAVGPCMKCEEEIPDSVYGDDGILALKAPKTGLGLSLNTEEVLKAWYDRGSVFADGNAPESSSTDGLAKSSAMELFLENGAAGAIREGGIKKMQHKQKQCTPLLSNKTRYQARKVNAECRPRVKGRFASQASLLQNAVKKES from the exons ATGGCGTCCTCCTGCATCCCcaccggcggcggcctgcgcctGCCGGACCTGGACATggtcaaggcggcggcggcggcggccgccggagcgGCGGCCCCGGGAGCGCCGCTGCGCCAGGCCTCgcactcctcggcctcctccacgcTCTCCGAGGCCTCCCACTCcaactcctccacctcctcgctctCCCTCAAGCGGGCGCGCACGCCGCGGAAGCGCCCCAACCAGACCTAcaacgaggcggcggcgctgctcgcATCCATGTACCCCTCCGTCTTCCCCGcctcccccggcggcgtcggcggcggccacACAACGCGGCTCCTCGGCCTCGCGTCCGCGCTCGCCGACGACGCCGCCTGCGCCGACCTCCTCCCGCCGTTCCCCGTCCTCGGGAACGCCGCATGCCTCCTCCGcgacgccccgccgccgccctccccacGGAGCCCCGTCCTCTCCAAGACCTGCCTCTCCCCGGCGGCCGTCAGCAGCGCCTTCTTCACGGAGTTCCGCGACCCTGCGCCCTCCCCCGGCACCCCCGACAGCGCCGCCGCGGACGAGCCGGGGGAGCTCGACTTCGACTCCGACGACGGCTTCGACGCCGATTCATTCCTCCTCACCGGCGttgacgagggcgccgccgccGAGGGCATCGACGGCATCATGGGCAAACTAACCATGGAAGGCATGTCAGCCTCCGCCCTGTCCAGCTCCGCCGTGGACCCCTTCATCAGGAGCCTGATGGTGCTCGGGCTCGGGTTCCAGCGCTCCCGGCCAAACATCAAGCAGGCGCTCAAGCGGCACGACGATGACAGCGAGTGGTGGATGTGCCCCGCCATACCGCTCAAGGACATCACCCCGGCGCCTCTGGCACCGCcgctggtggtggagaagaagaagaagaagaccaagaagaAGGCGCTCAAGGACATTGCGGTTGGGCCATGCATGAAATGTGAGGAGGAGATCCCTGACTCTGTTTACGGGGATGACGGAATTTTAGCGCTCAAGGCGCCCAAGACAGGGCTGGGCCTCAGCCTCAACACCGAGGAGGTGCTCAAGGCGTGGTATGACCGAGGCTCCGTGTTCGCTGACGGCAACGCACCTGAATCGTCCTCCACTGATGGGCTG GCTAAGAGTTCCGCCATGGAACTCTTTCTAGAGAATGGTGCTGCTGGTGCTATTCGGGAGGGAGGCATAAAAAAAATGCAGCACAAGCAGAAGCAGTGCACTCCCCTCCTCTCAAATAAGACCCGGTACCAAGCACGGAAGGTGAACGCCGAGTGTCGCCCTCGGGTCAAG GGGAGGTTTGCCAGCCAGGCTTCTCTTCTGCAGAATGCCGTGAAGAAAGAGAGCTAG